A window of Castanea sativa cultivar Marrone di Chiusa Pesio chromosome 1, ASM4071231v1 contains these coding sequences:
- the LOC142620653 gene encoding uncharacterized protein LOC142620653 isoform X2, producing the protein MLYSVASKLERRDRFLNLGYSRGQQGNGINRGRGDIGVHDSRMSPNDLRLKLINKRKMKRVPRVFEERRKMDQSQKLSKTIQPARHNNMQQQRSELKGHTFLWRATERPRSPNRNLKSSRGLSPQRNFDELHQVPSLRAPDKSRTRWILSNDGASRPTGPLTVKGPDTSELVMQLTPIGGIGKKSFHSVEESHTVTSLLQSLGLGKYNIIFRAEEVDMTALKQMGDKDLKDMGIPMGPRKKILLALWPRSRREQP; encoded by the exons GCAGCAAGGCAATGGTATCAATCGGGGTCGCGGTGACATTGGAGTGCATG ATTCCCGGATGAGTCCAAATGATCTGCGTTTGAAACtgataaacaaaagaaagatgaagcGAGTTCCAAGGGTTTttgaagagagaaggaagatgGACCAAAGTCAAAAGTTGTCAAAAACTATTCAGCCTGCTAGGCATAATAACATGCAGCAGCAAAGGTCTGAATTAAAAGGACATACTTTTTTGTGGCGAGCCACAGAAAGACCTAGATCCCCAAAtagaaatctgaaatcttctaGGGGACTCTCACCACAAAGAAATTTCGATGAGCTGCACCAAGTACCATCGCTAAGGGCACCTGATAAATCAAGAACTAGATGGATTTTAAGCAATGATGGTGCTTCTAGGCCAACAGGACCTTTAACTGTCAAAGGTCCTGATACTTCAGAGCTAGTTATGCAGCTCACACCAATAGGTGGCATTGGGAAGAAAAGTTTTCATTCG GTGGAGGAATCTCACACTGTCACTAGCCTGTTGCAATCACTTGGTTTGGGGAAATATAACATTATTTTCCGGGCTGAAGAG GTGGACATGACTGCATTGAAGCAGATGGGTGATAAGGACCTCAAAGATATGGGGATACCAATG GGACCAAGAAAGAAGATTCTTCTTGCTCTGTGGCCTCGTTCCAGACGAGAACAACCATAG